The following proteins are encoded in a genomic region of Hymenobacter siberiensis:
- a CDS encoding transposase — protein MTRFVFVDETSTNLTYCRRYGRAPTGQRLGQAVPLHGGPNGTLIATLTPEGLGALLTVEGTVNGDVFGRGYLSWSWSKAGAAEAAVETNSRPVARSESR, from the coding sequence GTGACTCGTTTTGTCTTCGTGGATGAGACGAGCACGAACCTGACCTATTGCCGCCGCTACGGCCGGGCCCCAACCGGCCAGCGTCTGGGCCAGGCCGTGCCGCTGCACGGCGGTCCGAACGGGACGCTCATCGCCACCCTCACCCCTGAGGGCCTCGGGGCGCTGCTCACCGTCGAGGGAACCGTTAATGGCGACGTGTTTGGGCGCGGGTATTTATCGTGGTCGTGGTCGAAAGCAGGAGCGGCCGAGGCAGCAGTTGAAACGAATAGCAGGCCGGTGGCGAGGAGCGAAAGCAGGTAG